From the genome of Candidatus Hydrogenedentota bacterium:
ATCTCGTTACAGAGCCCGGTGGGGGATAGCGAAGATACCCATTTTGGTGACTTCATCGAAGACAAGTCGGCAGAAGACCCGAGTGAAATGACGGCCTACAGCCTGCTCAAGGAACGTCTGCAAGACGTACTGGGCACCCTGACGGATCGTGAGCAAGAGGTTTTGACACTGCGCTTCGGCCTCGCGGATGGGTATTCGCGTACCTTGGAAGAGGTGGGCAAGAAGTTTCAGGTGACGCGCGAACGCATTCGCCAAATCGAGGCCAAGGCTCTGCGTAAGATGCGTCACCCCACTCGCATTCGGAAACTAGAAGGCTTTTTAGACAACGATTGAGAAAACATTGCAACCCGAAAACACAACCCACAAGGGCCTGAGGGGCCCGGCAGGAGGAACTATGAACAGCACCATTAAGCAGATTGTCAAACGTGACGGTACGGTGGTCGCCTATGACCGCGACCGGATTAGCACTGCTATTTTTAAGGCAGCGGCCGCCGTGAGTGAATTTGATCGCTCCGAGGCGGACCGGATCGCGCAACTGGTCGAACAGCGGTTGCTGGCGAATTTTGGCAAACAGTCCACGCCTTCGGTCGAAGAGATCCAAGATCTGGTGGAAGAAACCTTGATCATGGAAAGCCATGCCAAGACGGCCCGGGCCTATATCCGCTATCGTCATGACCGGCAGATGGAGCGCACACAGCGAGCCTACCAATTTGAGGCCACAGACAACATCCCCTACAAGAAGATCTATGAAGTGCTGCGCTGGAACATGGATCATGGTTGCGATACCGTCGATGGCCTGAACGAGATCATTGCCTCAGGAACACTCCCGGAGCTGATTGCGGCCTGCGAAAACCGCTACGATAAGGAAGTGGCTGCAGGTGCTGAGAAGTTTATCGAACATCTGCCGGAAGTACGGGTCTTCTTCATTGCCGGTCCCAGCTCATCCAGCAAGACCACCACCACGATCAAAGTTAGTGAGAAGCTGGCCGAAGCCGGTAATGAATTTCTGGCGCTGAATATCGACCACTACTTCTTTGATCTTGATCACCATCCCAAGGATGAATTTGGCGACTACGATTACGAGACGCCGCACGCGCTGGATCTGAAATTGATCGACCAGCACGTTTCTGAGCTGCTGGCCGGCAAACGAATCAAAACGCCCCATTACGACTTCAAGACTGGCACGCGCAAGTTGGGCGTCTACGACATGGAGCTGGGAAAGAACCAGATTCTGCTGATTGATTCACTGCACGGTTTGTTCGGTGAGATGACCCAAAGCACCCCTGACGAGAAGAAGTTCAAGCTCTATATTGAAACGCTGGGACAGGTGCGCAATCGCGAAGGGCTATTCATGCGTTGGGCGGATAACCGTCTATTGCGGCGAATGATCCGCGATAGCTGGCACCGGAATCTCCAACCAGAACAGACCTTGACGCATTGGCACTATGTGCGGCGCAGCGAATTGCGCAACATCATCCCGTTTATCGGCACAGTGGATAATCTGGTCAACAGCGCCATGCCCTATGAACTGCCGATTCTAAAGGACCTTCTGTTCAAATATTTCCCAACGGCGATGGAAAAATTCAAGGATGAAGCCAAGCGGCAGGATGCCTATGTCCGTGCCAAACGCGTCTACGAGACGCTGAAAGACCTGACCCCAGTCTCGGATGACAGCGCGGTGCCGAAAACTTCCTTGCTGCGCGAATTCATCGGCGGCAGCGACTACACGTATTAGACGATCGCTGGGAGCAATCCCAGGCACACAGGCGCGGGAGCATTCCCGCGCCTTTTTCATTGGCGGTACAGGGTGCATGGCGGCCGGGAGCGCCGCGACAGGATCGGAAATTGGAAGAAGAAAAATCAGAACAACGAGCGGGTGGGCGGTGGCACGACAAAAT
Proteins encoded in this window:
- a CDS encoding response regulator SirA, giving the protein MNSTIKQIVKRDGTVVAYDRDRISTAIFKAAAAVSEFDRSEADRIAQLVEQRLLANFGKQSTPSVEEIQDLVEETLIMESHAKTARAYIRYRHDRQMERTQRAYQFEATDNIPYKKIYEVLRWNMDHGCDTVDGLNEIIASGTLPELIAACENRYDKEVAAGAEKFIEHLPEVRVFFIAGPSSSSKTTTTIKVSEKLAEAGNEFLALNIDHYFFDLDHHPKDEFGDYDYETPHALDLKLIDQHVSELLAGKRIKTPHYDFKTGTRKLGVYDMELGKNQILLIDSLHGLFGEMTQSTPDEKKFKLYIETLGQVRNREGLFMRWADNRLLRRMIRDSWHRNLQPEQTLTHWHYVRRSELRNIIPFIGTVDNLVNSAMPYELPILKDLLFKYFPTAMEKFKDEAKRQDAYVRAKRVYETLKDLTPVSDDSAVPKTSLLREFIGGSDYTY
- a CDS encoding sigma-70 family RNA polymerase sigma factor encodes the protein ISLQSPVGDSEDTHFGDFIEDKSAEDPSEMTAYSLLKERLQDVLGTLTDREQEVLTLRFGLADGYSRTLEEVGKKFQVTRERIRQIEAKALRKMRHPTRIRKLEGFLDND